One genomic segment of Musa acuminata AAA Group cultivar baxijiao chromosome BXJ3-3, Cavendish_Baxijiao_AAA, whole genome shotgun sequence includes these proteins:
- the LOC103976994 gene encoding uncharacterized protein LOC103976994, with protein MAEAETRTPGLAPWRNLEGKVVMVTGASSGIGRDLCLDLARAGCLVIAAARRTDRLRSLCEEINGSGPSQRSAVRSVAIALDVSADEPSIAASVQRACDAFGRIDGLVNNAGVRGSVHSPLDWSEEDWSSNIRTNLTGLWLVSKHVCKHMRDAKQKGSVINISSIGGTERGHLPGGVAYVASKTGVNAVTKVMALELGGFNIRVNAIAPGLFRSEITAGLMEREWLNKVAEKTVPLRTYGTLDPALTSVVRFLIHDSSSYVSGNIFIVDAGVTLPGIPLFSSL; from the exons ATGGCTGAGGCGGAGACCCGGACGCCGGGGCTCGCTCCATGGAGAAATTTGGAGGGCAAGGTCGTGATGGTCACTGGCGCATCCTCTGGCATCGGCCGGGACCTTTGCCTCGACCTCGCCAGAGCCGGATGCCTGGTCATCGCGGCCGCGCGGCGGACCGACCGTCTGCGGTCCCTCTGCGAGGAGATAAATGGATCCGGACCGTCGCAGCGCTCCGCCGTCCGGTCGGTGGCGATCGCGCTCGATGTGAGCGCGGATGAGCCGTCCATTGCGGCCTCCGTGCAGAGGGCATGTGACGCGTTTGGTCGGATCGACGGATTGGTGAATAACGCTGGGGTTCGAG GTAGTGTCCATTCACCATTAGATTGGTCTGAGGAAGATTGGAGTAGCAACATCAGAACAAATTTGACTGGATTGTGGCTAGTTTCCAAACATGTCTGCAAGCACATGCGGGACGCAAAACAGAAAGGATCCGTGATCAATATATCATCTATTGGAGGTACTGAACGTGGCCACTTACCGGGAGGAGTTGCATATGTTGCATCAAAGACAGGTGTAAATGCAGTCACTAAG GTGATGGCATTAGAGCTGGGCGGTTTCAATATTCGTGTGAATGCTATAGCTCCTGGATTGTTCAGATCCGAGATAACTGCTGGTCTAATGGAGAGAGAATGGCTGAATAAGGTGGCTGAAAAAACTGTTCCACTAAGAACATATGGCACCTTAGATCCAGCATTGACATCAGTCGTGCGCTTCTTGATTCATGACTCCTCGTCGTATGTTTCAGGCAACATCTTTATAGTTGATGCAGGTGTAACTCTGCCAGGGATCCCCCTTTTCTCTTCCCTCTGA